The following proteins come from a genomic window of Sorghum bicolor cultivar BTx623 chromosome 3, Sorghum_bicolor_NCBIv3, whole genome shotgun sequence:
- the LOC8082835 gene encoding protein indeterminate-domain 7: protein MMLKDLAAIQQHQHHQQLQLAAAADENMSNLTSASGDQASVSSHPAPPPAKKKRSLPGNPDPDAEVIALSPRTLMATNRYVCEVCGKGFQRDQNLQLHRRGHNLPWKLKQRNPKEVVRKKVYVCPEPGCVHHDPARALGDLTGIKKHFSRKHGEKKWKCDRCAKRYAVHSDWKAHSKVCGTREYRCDCGTLFSRRDSFITHRAFCDALAEESARAVTAAAAVVAGQQHHPGMLFSQAGGGGGDGSAGLHLPPGVLDPSQTLGGGHGMSLQELCLKREQQQQQQFAPSSWLTAHRQQELELPGAGNSAVFGSARPLDQQDYMGSSTHESTAGLSGFVGFSSPSAAGGGAASAHMSATALLQKAAQMGATLSRPSNQGQMASTHSTTTTTNAGTGAANAAAASNVPGTGAGALGFGAPHHFGAEERTTRPDHRDAGNGGNAATGGGNEGLTRDFLGLRAFSHGDILSMAGFDPCMSSASSAAYEQGHHHHHHQSSKQWHV from the exons ATGATGCTCAAGGATCTGGCAGCAATTCAGCAGCACCAGCACCACCAGCAGCTGCagctggccgccgccgccgacgagaaCATGTCTAACCTGACCTCCGCCTCCGGCGACCAGGCCAGCGTCTCGTCCCACCCCGCCCCGCCTCCCGCCAAGAAGAAACGCAGCCTCCCGGGGAATCCAG ACCCGGACGCGGAGGTCATCGCGCTGTCGCCGCGGACGCTTATGGCGACGAACCGCTACGTGTGCGAGGTGTGCGGCAAGGGGTTCCAGCGTGACCAGAACCTGCAGCTGCACCGGCGCGGCCACAACCTCCCCTGGAAGCTCAAGCAGCGCAACCCCAAGGAGGTTGTGCGCAAGAAGGTGTACGTGTGCCCGGAGCCCGGCTGCGTGCACCACGACCCGGCGCGCGCCCTCGGCGACCTCACCGGCATCAAGAAGCACTTCAGCCGCAAGCACGGCGAGAAGAAGTGGAAGTGCGACCGCTGCGCCAAGCGCTACGCCGTCCACTCCGACTGGAAGGCGCACTCCAAGGTGTGCGGCACGCGCGAGTACCGATGCGACTGCGGCACCCTCTTCTCAAG GAGGGACAGCTTCATCACGCACAGGGCCTTCTGCGACGCGCTCGCGGAGGAGAGCGCGAGGGCGgtgaccgcggcggcggcggtcgtcGCGGGCCAGCAGCATCACCCGGGGATGCTCTTCTCTCAGGCCGGCGGTGGCGGGGGCGACGGCAGCGCGGGGTTGCACCTGCCGCCGGGCGTGCTGGACCCGTCGCAGACTCTAGGCGGCGGGCACGGCATGTCCTTGCAAGAGCTGTGCCTCAAGagggaacagcagcagcagcagcagttcgCCCCGTCGTCGTGGCTCACGGCGCATCGTCAGCAGGAGCTGGAGCTTCCCGGCGCAGGCAACTCGGCCGTGTTCGGATCAGCGAGGCCGCTAGACCAGCAGGACTACATGGGGAGCTCCACGCATGAGAGCACGGCGGGCCTCAGCGGCTTCGTCGGGTTCTCCTCGCCGTCCGCCGCTGGTGGAGGGGCGGCCTCGGCGCACATGTCTGCCACCGCGCTGCTGCAGAAGGCCGCGCAGATGGGTGCAACGCTGAGCCGGCCGTCGAACCAGGGACAGATGGCGAGCACCcacagcaccaccaccaccaccaatgCTGGCACTGGCGCTGCCAACGCGGCAGCTGCAAGCAACGTGCCTGGCACTGGCGCTGGTGCCCTCGGCTTCGGGGCACCTCATCACTTTGGAGCGGAGGAGAGGACCACCAGGCCTGATCATCGCGACGCCGGCAACGGCGGCAATGCCGCCACCGGAGGCGGCAACGAAGGCCTCACCAGGGACTTCTTGGGGCTGAGAGCCTTCTCCCACGGCGACATACTCAGCATGGCCGGCTTCGACCCCTGCATGTCGTCGGCCTCGTCGGCCGCGTACGAGCAagggcaccaccaccaccaccaccagagcAGCAAGCAGTGGCATGTCTAG